Proteins encoded within one genomic window of Equus asinus isolate D_3611 breed Donkey unplaced genomic scaffold, EquAss-T2T_v2 contig_193, whole genome shotgun sequence:
- the LOC123284050 gene encoding sodium/hydrogen exchanger 9B2 isoform X5, protein METVTILVLLWAVVWSITGSECLPGGNLFGIIILFYCAIFGGKLLGLIKLPTLPPLPPLLGMLLAGFLIRNIPVINDNVQIKQKWSSALRSIALSVILVRAGLGLDPQALRKLKGVCVRLAMGPCLVEACSSALLAHFLMGLPWQWGFILGFVLGAVSPAVVVPSMLLLQEGGYGVEKGVPTLLMAAGSFDDILATTGFNTCLGMAFSTGSTVFNVLRGILEVVIGVAAGALLGFFIQYFPSSDQDKLVWKRACLVLGLSVLSVFSSVYLGFPGSGGLCTLLMAFLAGMGWSSEKAEVEKIIAVAWDIFQPLLFGLIGAEVSIASLRPETVGLCVATLGIAVLIRILTTFLMVCFAGFNIKEKIFISFAWLPKATVQAAIGSVALDTARSHGEKQLEEYGMDVLTVAFLSILITAPIGSLLIGLLGPRLLQKAAHQNNDGEVRGEPSEEV, encoded by the exons tTACCATCCTTGTTCTTCTGTGGGCTGTAGTGTGGTCAATTACTGGCAGTGAatgtcttcctggaggaaacctaTTTGGAATTATAATCCTGTTCTATTGTGCCATCTTTGGAGGGAAACTTTTGGGGCTCATTAAGTTACCTACGTTgcctccactgcctcctcttcttg gcatgctgcttgctgggtttctcatcagaaatatcccTGTCATCAATGATAACGTACAGATCAAGCAGAAGTGGTCTTCCGCTTTGAGAAGCATAGCACTATCTGTCATATTGGTTCGTGCTGGCCTTGGGCTTGATCCACAg gccctgaggaagctgaagggTGTCTGTGTAAGATTAGCCATGGGTCCCTGTCTTGTGGAGGCATGCTCATCTGCTCTTCTTGCCCACTTCCTAATGGGTTTGCCGTGGCAATGGGGATTTATACTggg tTTTGTCTTAGGTGCTGTGTCTCCAGCTGTGGTGGTGCCTTCAATGCTCCTTTTGCAGGAAGGGGGCTATGGTGTTGAAAAAGGTGTCCCGACCTTACTCATGGCTGCTGGCAGCTTTGATGACATTCTGGCCACCACTGGCTTCAACACGTGCTTGGGCATGGCCTTTTCCACAG GTTCCACGGTTTTTAATGTCCTCAGAGGCATTTTGGAGGTAGTAATTGGTGTGGCAGCTGGGgctcttcttggattttttattcagtacttcccaagcagtgaccag gacaAACTTGTATGGAAGCGGGCGTGCCTTGTTTTGGGGCTGTCTGTGCTGTCGGTGTTCAGCAGTGTGTATCTTGGTTTCCCTGGGTCAGGAGGACTGTGTACGTTGCTCATGGCTTTCCTTGCAGGCATGGGATGGAGcagtgaaaag gcagaggttgaaaagattattgcagtggcctgggatatcttccagccccttctctttggactgattggagcagaggtatctattgcatctctcagaccagaaactgtgg GCCTTTGTGTTGCCACCCTGGGTATTGCAGTACTGATacgaattttgactacatttctgatggtgtgttttgctggttttaacataaaggaaaagatatttatttcatttgcatggcttccaaaggccacagtccag gctgcaataggatccgtggccttggacacagcaaggtcacatggagagaaacaattagaagaatatggaatggatgtgttgacagtggcatttttgtccatcctcatcacagccccaattggaagtctcctcattggtttgctgggccccaggcttctccagaaagctgcacatcaaaataatgatggagaagttcgaggagagccctctgaagaagtttag
- the LOC123284050 gene encoding sodium/hydrogen exchanger 9B2 isoform X6, with product MLLAGFLIRNIPVINDNVQIKQKWSSALRSIALSVILVRAGLGLDPQALRKLKGVCVRLAMGPCLVEACSSALLAHFLMGLPWQWGFILGFVLGAVSPAVVVPSMLLLQEGGYGVEKGVPTLLMAAGSFDDILATTGFNTCLGMAFSTGSTVFNVLRGILEVVIGVAAGALLGFFIQYFPSSDQDKLVWKRACLVLGLSVLSVFSSVYLGFPGSGGLCTLLMAFLAGMGWSSEKAEVEKIIAVAWDIFQPLLFGLIGAEVSIASLRPETVGLCVATLGIAVLIRILTTFLMVCFAGFNIKEKIFISFAWLPKATVQAAIGSVALDTARSHGEKQLEEYGMDVLTVAFLSILITAPIGSLLIGLLGPRLLQKAAHQNNDGEVRGEPSEEV from the exons atgctgcttgctgggtttctcatcagaaatatcccTGTCATCAATGATAACGTACAGATCAAGCAGAAGTGGTCTTCCGCTTTGAGAAGCATAGCACTATCTGTCATATTGGTTCGTGCTGGCCTTGGGCTTGATCCACAg gccctgaggaagctgaagggTGTCTGTGTAAGATTAGCCATGGGTCCCTGTCTTGTGGAGGCATGCTCATCTGCTCTTCTTGCCCACTTCCTAATGGGTTTGCCGTGGCAATGGGGATTTATACTggg tTTTGTCTTAGGTGCTGTGTCTCCAGCTGTGGTGGTGCCTTCAATGCTCCTTTTGCAGGAAGGGGGCTATGGTGTTGAAAAAGGTGTCCCGACCTTACTCATGGCTGCTGGCAGCTTTGATGACATTCTGGCCACCACTGGCTTCAACACGTGCTTGGGCATGGCCTTTTCCACAG GTTCCACGGTTTTTAATGTCCTCAGAGGCATTTTGGAGGTAGTAATTGGTGTGGCAGCTGGGgctcttcttggattttttattcagtacttcccaagcagtgaccag gacaAACTTGTATGGAAGCGGGCGTGCCTTGTTTTGGGGCTGTCTGTGCTGTCGGTGTTCAGCAGTGTGTATCTTGGTTTCCCTGGGTCAGGAGGACTGTGTACGTTGCTCATGGCTTTCCTTGCAGGCATGGGATGGAGcagtgaaaag gcagaggttgaaaagattattgcagtggcctgggatatcttccagccccttctctttggactgattggagcagaggtatctattgcatctctcagaccagaaactgtgg GCCTTTGTGTTGCCACCCTGGGTATTGCAGTACTGATacgaattttgactacatttctgatggtgtgttttgctggttttaacataaaggaaaagatatttatttcatttgcatggcttccaaaggccacagtccag gctgcaataggatccgtggccttggacacagcaaggtcacatggagagaaacaattagaagaatatggaatggatgtgttgacagtggcatttttgtccatcctcatcacagccccaattggaagtctcctcattggtttgctgggccccaggcttctccagaaagctgcacatcaaaataatgatggagaagttcgaggagagccctctgaagaagtttag